In the Paenibacillus pabuli genome, one interval contains:
- a CDS encoding bifunctional aldolase/short-chain dehydrogenase, translated as MVQSLWNTSQASEKTTGLEQLVYRSNLIGADRSVCNIYGGNTSTKTTVKDFRGRDVEVMYVKGSGSDLGSMQAKHFTGLALEDIRPLIERESMTDEEMVEYLGHCMIDSKHPRASIETLLHAFLPYKHVDHTHPDAIISLCCADNGKELAREIYGDRFVWVPYVRPGFTLSKMIAESVFANPNAELVLMEKHGLVTWGETSEECYAQTIKIINEAEAFIEARVDEGSLFGGVKHPALAAEVRRDIVAKIMPTLRGAVSDSKKMILSYDDQDDVLTFVGGANSPELSQVGAACPDHLVHTKVVPLFIDWTPDAEDIDGLKAKLTEGVAAYKEQYKQYFESNKNDGDVMFEAAPRVILIPGVGMINTGKSWALSQVSGALYHRAIAVMRGATSLGKFVSLSANESYNVEYWPLELYKLSLAPAETEFSRKVAFITGGAGGIGSETARRLVSEGAHVVLADLNLEGAQKVAQEINDQYGANRAYALKMDVTDEEAVQSAYAEVAVQYGGVDIIVNNAGLATSSPFDETSLKEWNLNMNVLGTGYFLVAREAFKLMKQQGIGGSMVFIGSKNSVYAGKSASAYSSAKALEAHLARCIAAEGGEYGIRVNTILPDAILQGSAIWNGSWRNERAAAYGIEPDQLEEYYRKRTTLLVNIYPKDIAEGIAFFASSKSEKTTGCMMTIDGGVPAAFTR; from the coding sequence ATGGTACAGAGTTTATGGAATACGTCACAGGCTTCTGAGAAAACAACAGGACTCGAGCAGCTGGTTTACCGATCCAATCTGATTGGCGCAGACCGAAGTGTATGCAACATCTATGGAGGAAACACGTCTACCAAAACGACAGTGAAGGATTTTCGTGGGCGCGATGTAGAAGTCATGTATGTGAAAGGAAGCGGATCTGACTTGGGCTCAATGCAGGCGAAGCATTTTACGGGCCTGGCTCTGGAAGACATTCGTCCTCTGATTGAACGTGAATCAATGACTGATGAAGAGATGGTTGAATATCTGGGGCATTGCATGATTGATTCTAAGCACCCACGTGCTTCAATCGAGACCTTGTTGCATGCGTTCCTTCCATATAAACATGTGGATCACACACACCCGGATGCAATTATCAGTCTGTGTTGCGCAGATAACGGCAAAGAGTTAGCAAGAGAAATTTATGGAGACCGTTTTGTATGGGTTCCTTATGTTCGTCCTGGCTTTACACTATCCAAGATGATTGCTGAAAGCGTATTCGCGAATCCAAATGCAGAACTGGTACTGATGGAGAAGCATGGACTCGTAACTTGGGGAGAGACATCCGAGGAATGTTACGCACAGACCATCAAGATTATCAATGAGGCGGAAGCGTTCATTGAAGCTCGCGTGGATGAAGGAAGTTTGTTTGGCGGCGTTAAACATCCAGCGCTTGCTGCTGAGGTTCGGCGCGATATCGTGGCCAAAATCATGCCAACGCTTCGGGGTGCAGTATCCGATAGCAAAAAAATGATCCTGTCCTATGACGATCAGGACGATGTACTTACCTTTGTAGGTGGTGCCAATTCACCAGAGCTGTCACAGGTGGGGGCGGCTTGCCCGGATCATCTGGTACATACCAAAGTCGTTCCGTTGTTCATTGACTGGACGCCGGATGCTGAGGATATTGATGGTCTGAAAGCCAAGCTGACAGAAGGCGTAGCTGCTTACAAAGAGCAGTACAAACAGTATTTTGAAAGCAACAAGAATGATGGCGATGTCATGTTTGAAGCAGCGCCACGCGTTATTCTCATCCCGGGTGTGGGCATGATCAACACCGGCAAGAGCTGGGCCCTGTCGCAAGTAAGCGGAGCACTGTATCACCGTGCCATTGCCGTTATGCGAGGTGCGACAAGCTTGGGGAAATTTGTATCCCTTAGTGCAAACGAATCCTACAATGTTGAATACTGGCCGCTTGAACTGTATAAATTGTCTCTCGCACCGGCAGAGACGGAATTTTCCCGCAAAGTGGCGTTTATTACAGGCGGTGCCGGCGGGATTGGTAGCGAGACTGCACGCAGACTGGTATCCGAGGGAGCACACGTCGTTCTGGCTGACCTGAATCTCGAAGGGGCTCAAAAAGTAGCCCAGGAAATCAATGATCAATATGGTGCGAATCGTGCATATGCGCTGAAAATGGATGTAACGGATGAGGAAGCTGTGCAGTCGGCATACGCTGAAGTCGCTGTACAATATGGCGGTGTCGACATTATCGTTAATAATGCGGGTCTTGCCACTTCGAGTCCATTTGACGAGACATCCCTGAAGGAATGGAACCTCAACATGAATGTGCTGGGTACCGGGTACTTCCTCGTTGCCCGTGAAGCGTTCAAGCTGATGAAACAGCAGGGAATCGGTGGCAGTATGGTCTTCATCGGGTCCAAAAACTCGGTATATGCGGGTAAAAGTGCCTCCGCATACAGCTCGGCCAAAGCTCTTGAAGCACACCTTGCCCGGTGTATTGCAGCTGAGGGCGGCGAATATGGCATTCGTGTCAACACGATCCTCCCTGACGCAATTTTGCAAGGGTCTGCAATCTGGAATGGTTCCTGGCGAAATGAACGTGCGGCAGCGTACGGTATCGAACCCGATCAACTGGAAGAGTATTACCGCAAGCGTACGACACTGCTCGTGAATATTTATCCGAAAGATATTGCGGAAGGCATTGCATTCTTTGCTTCTTCCAAATCCGAGAAAACAACCGGATGCATGATGACGATTGATGGCGGTGTACCAGCAGCATTTACACGTTAA
- a CDS encoding bifunctional 3-deoxy-7-phosphoheptulonate synthase/chorismate mutase, translated as MDENKNLEYLRSRLNEINHGLLHLLSERAQITQEIGQIKEKQGVPKFDPVREKEMLEELTAANPGPFHDDAIKLLFKQIFQASLHLQVDEHKKQLLVSRKNQQEDTIVSIGDIKVGAGKPIMIAGPCSVESYEQVREVAKALKEAGIPVMRGGAFKPRTSPYDFQGLGIEGLKILKEVADEFGLKTISEIVHPGHIELAGDYIDVIQIGARNMQNFELLKAAGDVHIPVLLKRGLAATIDEFVHAAEYVVSRGNKQVMLIERGIRTYEKATRNTLDISAVPILKQETHLPVLVDVTHSTGRKDILAPCAKAALAAGADGVMVEVHPNPAVALSDSAQQLNIEQFHQFLSSVRQSGLLNDQ; from the coding sequence ATGGATGAGAACAAAAATTTGGAATATTTACGTAGCCGACTGAATGAGATTAATCACGGTTTGCTTCACTTGTTGTCGGAGCGGGCTCAGATTACACAGGAAATCGGTCAGATCAAGGAAAAACAGGGCGTTCCCAAGTTTGATCCCGTTCGTGAAAAAGAAATGCTGGAAGAATTGACTGCAGCCAATCCCGGCCCTTTCCACGACGATGCCATCAAGCTGCTGTTCAAGCAGATTTTTCAGGCTTCCCTGCATCTGCAGGTCGACGAACACAAGAAACAGCTTCTCGTCAGCCGCAAAAACCAGCAGGAGGATACGATCGTCTCCATTGGTGACATCAAGGTTGGCGCGGGCAAACCAATTATGATTGCCGGGCCTTGTTCCGTGGAGAGTTACGAGCAAGTCCGTGAGGTTGCCAAGGCGTTGAAAGAAGCCGGAATCCCGGTTATGCGCGGTGGTGCATTTAAACCTCGTACCTCACCGTATGATTTTCAGGGGCTAGGGATTGAAGGGCTGAAAATTCTCAAGGAAGTGGCCGACGAGTTCGGGCTCAAGACGATCAGTGAGATTGTGCATCCAGGCCATATCGAGCTGGCAGGGGATTATATCGATGTGATCCAGATCGGTGCCCGAAACATGCAAAACTTTGAGTTGCTCAAAGCAGCGGGAGACGTTCATATTCCGGTTCTCCTTAAACGCGGTTTGGCGGCAACCATCGATGAATTCGTGCATGCTGCGGAGTATGTTGTGTCCCGCGGGAACAAACAAGTCATGCTGATTGAACGAGGTATTCGTACCTATGAAAAAGCCACGCGTAATACGCTCGATATCTCTGCTGTGCCTATTCTGAAACAGGAAACCCATCTTCCTGTTCTGGTGGATGTAACCCACTCTACCGGACGCAAAGATATTTTGGCACCGTGCGCCAAAGCGGCTCTGGCGGCGGGCGCCGATGGCGTTATGGTGGAAGTTCATCCGAATCCGGCGGTAGCGCTATCCGATAGTGCGCAGCAGTTGAACATTGAACAATTCCATCAGTTCCTCTCCTCTGTGAGACAATCGGGTTTATTGAACGATCAATAA
- a CDS encoding glycoside hydrolase family 5 protein, whose translation MIKLQKGTILTVIAALMLVILGSAAPKATAASGFYVNGGKLYDSTGKPFYMRGINHGHSWFKNDLNTAIPAIAKTGANTVRIVLSNGTQYTKDDLSSVKNIINVVNANKMIAVLEVHDATGKDDYNSLDAAVNYWISIKEALIGKEDRVIVNIANEWYGTWNGSAWADGYKKAIPKLRNAGIKNTLIVDAAGWGQYPQSIVDYGQSVFPADSQKNTVFSIHMYEYAGKDAATVKSNMESVLNKGLALIIGEFGGYHTNGDVDEYAIMKYGQEKGVGWLAWSWYGNSSGLNYLDLATGPNGSLTSYGNTVVNDTYGIKNTSQKAGIF comes from the coding sequence ATGATCAAGTTGCAAAAGGGGACAATCTTAACCGTCATTGCAGCACTGATGCTCGTCATTTTAGGGAGCGCGGCTCCCAAAGCGACAGCAGCTTCAGGTTTTTACGTGAATGGAGGCAAATTGTACGATTCTACGGGTAAACCATTTTACATGAGGGGAATTAATCATGGGCATTCCTGGTTCAAAAATGATTTGAACACAGCTATCCCTGCGATCGCAAAAACGGGTGCCAATACGGTACGAATTGTTTTATCGAACGGTACACAGTACACGAAAGATGATCTGAGTTCCGTAAAAAACATCATTAATGTCGTAAACGCGAACAAGATGATCGCTGTCCTTGAAGTACACGATGCCACTGGCAAAGATGATTACAATTCGTTGGATGCAGCGGTCAACTACTGGATCAGCATCAAGGAAGCACTGATCGGGAAGGAAGATCGGGTTATCGTAAATATTGCAAATGAGTGGTACGGAACATGGAATGGAAGCGCCTGGGCTGACGGGTACAAAAAAGCTATTCCGAAATTAAGAAATGCAGGTATTAAAAATACCTTGATTGTAGATGCAGCAGGCTGGGGTCAGTATCCTCAATCGATAGTCGATTACGGACAAAGCGTATTTCCCGCGGATTCGCAGAAAAATACGGTGTTTTCCATTCACATGTATGAGTATGCAGGCAAAGATGCGGCCACCGTCAAATCCAATATGGAAAGTGTGCTGAACAAGGGGCTGGCCTTAATCATTGGAGAATTCGGAGGATATCATACAAATGGAGATGTCGATGAATACGCAATAATGAAATATGGTCAGGAAAAAGGGGTAGGATGGCTTGCATGGTCTTGGTACGGGAATAGCTCAGGACTAAACTATCTTGATTTGGCAACAGGACCTAATGGCAGCTTGACGAGCTATGGCAATACGGTCGTCAATGATACTTACGGAATTAAAAACACTTCTCAAAAAGCGGGAATCTTCTAA
- a CDS encoding prolyl oligopeptidase family serine peptidase, whose product MTQTGHRIVKEITKTLTLDYLLHIPDTEDQSADQKWPIILFLHGSGERGSDLNKVKANGLPNMVDQDKSFPFIVISPQCPEDEFWAMEKEALHAIVEHVLENYPADPKRVYLTGLSMGGYGAWHLPIDYPDVFAAVAPVCGGIDPSKAEALRNVPIWAFHGAKDDVVPLSESQGIVDALEALNANVKLTVYPDGNHNAWDETYSNPDLYKWFLSHSL is encoded by the coding sequence ATGACCCAGACCGGGCATCGAATAGTCAAGGAAATAACCAAAACGTTGACATTGGACTACTTGCTGCACATTCCTGATACGGAAGACCAATCAGCAGACCAGAAGTGGCCTATTATTCTGTTTCTTCACGGATCAGGCGAACGCGGTAGTGATTTGAATAAGGTGAAAGCGAACGGGCTTCCAAATATGGTTGATCAGGACAAGAGCTTTCCGTTTATCGTCATATCGCCTCAATGTCCGGAGGATGAATTCTGGGCCATGGAAAAGGAAGCCCTACATGCCATTGTCGAACATGTGCTGGAGAACTATCCTGCAGATCCGAAGAGAGTATATCTTACGGGATTAAGCATGGGCGGTTACGGGGCTTGGCATCTGCCCATCGACTATCCCGACGTATTTGCTGCTGTGGCCCCTGTGTGCGGGGGAATAGATCCATCTAAAGCGGAAGCCTTGCGTAATGTGCCAATCTGGGCATTTCATGGTGCCAAGGACGATGTTGTTCCTCTCTCGGAATCACAAGGGATTGTTGATGCCCTTGAAGCGCTAAATGCAAACGTGAAGCTGACAGTCTATCCTGATGGTAACCATAATGCTTGGGATGAGACATACAGTAATCCAGATCTGTACAAGTGGTTTCTGAGTCACTCCTTGTAA
- a CDS encoding GNAT family N-acetyltransferase, which yields MGSESKLIISPLNNDLIEDINTTNDYFKLYGRVVPSLQSGRWSYKEVLFDETREIRFPDDKLDWSQYINREDKTLFLAYMNNTCIGQIRIIKDWNRFCYIENIAIKKDYRGSGVGTLLINKAEEWAKQRKLIGMSLEAQDDNLGACRFYVKQGFILGGVDTLKQSSNPNIETTLYWYKLFK from the coding sequence TTGGGTAGTGAAAGTAAACTCATTATTTCTCCATTAAATAATGACTTAATAGAGGATATTAATACGACAAATGATTATTTTAAGTTATATGGTAGAGTTGTCCCCAGTTTACAATCAGGAAGGTGGTCTTATAAAGAAGTTCTTTTTGATGAAACTAGAGAAATACGTTTTCCAGATGACAAACTTGATTGGAGCCAATATATAAACCGAGAGGATAAAACTTTGTTTTTAGCTTATATGAATAATACTTGCATCGGGCAAATTAGAATCATTAAGGATTGGAATCGATTCTGTTATATTGAAAACATTGCTATTAAAAAAGATTATAGAGGCAGTGGAGTGGGGACGTTGCTCATAAATAAAGCAGAAGAGTGGGCAAAACAAAGAAAACTTATAGGAATGTCCTTGGAAGCACAAGATGATAATCTTGGTGCATGCAGATTTTATGTGAAACAAGGATTCATCCTAGGTGGAGTTGACACACTAAAGCAGTCATCTAATCCTAATATTGAAACCACTCTATACTGGTATAAGTTATTCAAGTAA
- a CDS encoding cupredoxin domain-containing protein, protein MNSSIKKMWPWLTLGLAVIVLLGSFLVYFMGKDMSPGAGSSVTAQAETPEDLEGYEVIDVNVSNDGFEPGVIEVKSGVPTKINFILTRSVTHVKSVGSQDLGMDLYMQKGDNYYTVDENLQPGEYEIHCGMYMIYGTIKVV, encoded by the coding sequence ATGAATAGCTCGATCAAGAAAATGTGGCCGTGGCTTACGCTGGGCCTTGCTGTAATTGTATTACTCGGATCATTTCTCGTTTATTTCATGGGCAAGGACATGTCTCCAGGTGCAGGAAGCTCAGTCACGGCACAAGCGGAGACGCCTGAGGATTTGGAAGGTTATGAAGTCATTGATGTCAATGTGAGTAATGACGGATTTGAGCCTGGGGTGATTGAGGTTAAGTCCGGAGTTCCCACCAAGATTAATTTTATTCTTACCCGGTCGGTCACCCATGTGAAATCGGTTGGTTCACAAGATCTGGGAATGGATTTGTACATGCAAAAAGGAGACAACTACTACACGGTTGATGAAAATTTGCAGCCTGGAGAATATGAAATTCACTGCGGCATGTACATGATATACGGAACGATTAAGGTCGTTTAA
- the treR gene encoding trehalose operon repressor, translating into MNNKFIRIYEDIAAHIRTGEIKAGSLLPSELDLSESYQTSRETIRKALKMLYEEGYIQKIQGKGSIVLDIRKIDFPISGLVSFKELAKKMGHRARTHVEVFEEEKVDQALFKTIHFGMGEQVWKIVRVRNVDGERVILDKDYISHRLVPGLSKEICNDSIYEYIEDQLGLSISFAKKEILVEEPTEEDRRLMDLEGFHNVVVVRSQVYLEDASPFQFTESRHRPDKFRFVDFARRK; encoded by the coding sequence ATGAATAACAAGTTTATCCGAATCTATGAAGATATCGCAGCTCATATTCGGACTGGAGAGATCAAGGCAGGTTCGCTTCTGCCATCGGAACTGGATTTATCCGAAAGCTATCAAACGTCCAGAGAGACAATACGCAAAGCACTAAAAATGCTGTATGAAGAAGGTTATATTCAGAAAATTCAGGGCAAGGGTTCCATTGTACTGGATATCCGCAAAATTGATTTTCCCATTTCGGGTCTGGTCAGCTTCAAGGAACTGGCCAAGAAAATGGGACACCGGGCGAGGACCCATGTTGAGGTCTTTGAGGAAGAAAAGGTAGATCAAGCCTTGTTTAAAACCATTCATTTTGGAATGGGGGAACAGGTGTGGAAAATTGTTCGTGTAAGGAATGTGGATGGAGAACGCGTCATTCTGGACAAGGACTACATCAGTCATCGTCTCGTTCCGGGATTAAGCAAAGAGATCTGCAACGACTCCATTTACGAGTACATTGAGGACCAGCTCGGATTGTCCATTTCTTTTGCCAAGAAAGAAATCCTGGTGGAAGAGCCTACCGAAGAAGATCGAAGACTGATGGATCTGGAAGGTTTCCATAATGTTGTCGTTGTACGCAGCCAGGTCTACCTGGAGGATGCAAGTCCTTTTCAATTCACGGAATCCCGGCATCGTCCGGACAAATTCAGGTTTGTTGATTTTGCACGGCGAAAATAA
- the rhaA gene encoding L-rhamnose isomerase — protein sequence MDNQVKQAYEAAKLLYAQHGIDTDEVLEKLAEIKVSVHCWQGDDVKGFLNQDGELTGGISVTGQYPGAATTPAELRSDLEQAFSLIPGKHKVNLHAIYTDTDEKVELDQIEPKHYEKWVQWAKEQGLGLDFNPTCFSHEKSNDGFTLSHPDPEIRKFWIDHCKASRRIGAYFGEQLGQTCVTNVWVPDGFKDNPVDRMTPRKRLKDSLDEVFAEKLDPKHNLDAVESKLFGLGSEAYVVGSHEFYMGYGLQNDTLICLDAGHFHPTEVISNKLSSLALFTSGILLHVSRPMRWDSDHVVIMDDELLEIARELVRHNLLPTTHVGLDFFDASINRVAAWVVGTRNTIKALLRAMLEPVDALKEAELEGDYTVRLALTEEFKSYPFGAIWDYYCAQQGVPVREKWISEIKTYEEDVLLQRGKSLV from the coding sequence ATGGATAACCAAGTCAAGCAAGCGTATGAAGCGGCCAAATTGTTATATGCCCAGCATGGAATTGATACGGATGAGGTATTGGAGAAGCTTGCAGAGATCAAAGTATCTGTGCATTGCTGGCAAGGTGATGATGTGAAAGGCTTTTTGAACCAGGATGGTGAGTTGACAGGAGGCATTTCCGTTACAGGTCAATATCCGGGAGCTGCAACTACTCCTGCTGAACTTCGGTCCGATCTGGAACAAGCCTTTTCGCTGATTCCCGGCAAGCATAAGGTCAATCTGCATGCAATCTATACGGATACCGACGAAAAAGTGGAGCTGGATCAGATTGAACCGAAGCATTATGAGAAATGGGTGCAATGGGCCAAAGAGCAGGGATTGGGTCTTGATTTTAACCCGACTTGCTTTTCCCACGAGAAATCAAACGACGGTTTCACACTCAGTCATCCGGACCCGGAGATTCGCAAGTTCTGGATCGATCACTGCAAGGCCTCTCGGCGCATCGGCGCTTATTTCGGTGAACAATTGGGTCAGACGTGCGTAACCAATGTTTGGGTTCCAGATGGATTCAAGGATAACCCGGTTGATCGCATGACTCCCCGCAAACGCCTTAAGGATTCTTTGGATGAAGTGTTCGCGGAAAAGCTTGATCCGAAGCATAATCTGGACGCGGTGGAGAGTAAACTGTTCGGCCTTGGTTCGGAAGCTTACGTTGTTGGATCTCATGAGTTCTACATGGGATACGGATTGCAAAATGATACACTGATCTGCCTGGATGCAGGGCACTTCCATCCTACAGAGGTCATCTCCAACAAGCTGTCTTCCCTTGCGCTGTTTACAAGTGGTATTCTGCTGCATGTAAGCCGTCCGATGCGCTGGGACAGTGACCATGTCGTCATTATGGATGATGAGCTGCTGGAAATTGCACGTGAACTTGTTCGTCACAACCTGTTGCCTACGACGCATGTTGGCCTCGATTTCTTTGATGCCAGCATCAATCGGGTAGCTGCCTGGGTTGTAGGTACGCGCAACACGATCAAAGCCTTGCTGCGCGCCATGCTGGAGCCTGTCGATGCATTGAAAGAGGCTGAGCTGGAGGGCGATTATACGGTACGGCTTGCACTAACAGAAGAATTCAAATCCTATCCATTTGGTGCAATCTGGGATTATTATTGTGCTCAGCAGGGAGTCCCTGTTCGTGAGAAATGGATCTCCGAGATCAAAACCTATGAAGAAGATGTGCTGCTGCAGCGTGGTAAGTCGCTCGTGTAA
- a CDS encoding SDR family oxidoreductase: protein MKALFIGGTGTISTAITHQLASQGCELYLINRGNRNDALPAEVNVLQADINDEERVADLIAELEFDVVADFIAFVPSQLERDYRLFKDKTKQFIFISSASAYQTPLADYRITEGTPLSNPYWEYSRNKIACEDYLMKQYREHGFPVTIVRPSHTYGDLSVPLGVHGAKGSWQVLKRIREGKPVIIHGDGTSLWTITHNSDFAKGFIGLMGNIHAIGESVHITSDESVTWNQIYEMIAGVLGVQLNAVHVPSEFLAACSDQDLRGGLLGDKANTVVFDNSKLKRLVPEFVATTRADQGIRKTIQYMLAHPELQTEDPEFDVWCDKVVGALDEALRKIRE from the coding sequence ATGAAAGCGCTATTTATTGGAGGAACGGGTACAATCAGTACAGCAATTACGCATCAGCTCGCCAGTCAGGGTTGTGAGCTTTATTTGATCAATCGCGGCAATCGTAATGATGCTCTGCCTGCGGAAGTGAACGTGCTGCAGGCCGACATCAACGATGAAGAACGGGTGGCGGATCTGATTGCGGAGCTGGAATTCGATGTCGTTGCAGACTTTATAGCTTTTGTACCGTCACAGCTTGAGAGGGACTATCGTTTATTCAAAGACAAAACCAAACAGTTCATATTCATAAGCTCGGCATCCGCTTATCAGACACCGCTTGCCGACTATCGTATTACGGAAGGAACACCATTGTCCAATCCTTACTGGGAGTATTCACGCAATAAGATCGCCTGTGAAGATTATCTGATGAAGCAGTACCGGGAACATGGATTTCCGGTGACAATTGTACGTCCAAGCCATACGTATGGAGATCTGTCTGTACCTCTGGGCGTGCATGGAGCCAAAGGCAGCTGGCAGGTTCTCAAGCGCATTCGCGAAGGCAAACCCGTCATCATTCACGGTGATGGCACATCCCTTTGGACCATTACGCATAACAGTGATTTTGCCAAAGGGTTTATCGGTCTCATGGGAAATATTCATGCCATTGGTGAGTCTGTACATATCACCTCGGACGAGTCTGTGACGTGGAATCAAATCTATGAAATGATCGCAGGCGTGCTTGGTGTCCAACTGAATGCGGTTCACGTACCTTCGGAATTTTTGGCTGCTTGCAGTGATCAGGATCTTCGCGGCGGTTTGCTTGGAGATAAGGCCAACACGGTGGTATTCGACAATAGCAAACTCAAGAGGCTTGTACCTGAATTTGTAGCAACAACAAGAGCAGATCAGGGAATCCGGAAAACGATACAGTATATGCTGGCACACCCTGAGTTACAGACTGAAGATCCTGAATTTGACGTTTGGTGTGACAAGGTAGTTGGTGCTCTGGACGAAGCGTTACGGAAGATTAGAGAATAG
- a CDS encoding ribonuclease J, with amino-acid sequence MNLANNKLYVAALGGVNEIGKNMYIIQYNKDIIVIDCGSKFPDETLPGIDLIIPDVSYLLENLDQVRALVVTHGHEDHIGGIPYFLKQMNIPVYASRLTRGLIELKLKEHNMLRTADLHTIDAHSTVMLGDIDVSFFATSHSIPDCLGVFFRTPGGNVVHTGDFKFDMSPVNGPYPDLYRMAEIGKQGVHLLLSESTNAERPGFTPSERVVGDRILDAFIRAKEKIFISTFASNVSRVQQIVNATFETGRKLALLGRSMVNVVSVASELGYLDVPDGLLIEAIDVDQFPPEQVVILCTGSQGEPMAALSRLATGKHPHVRVAAGDTVIIAAGAIPGNERNLAHVIDNLYVLGARVLYGSSGSGGMHVSGHGSQEELKLMLTLMKPDYLVPIHGEFRMLYQHRLLAESVGIDPDHVFIVNNGDMIQYKDGVASPGPKIASGNSLVDGLIMGDVGNIVLRDRRQLSSDGMLVIVTTLSKTEKQMVTSPEIISRGFVFVKDSEEFMQEIHALVLSKMEELTGAGVNQWNVIKRKLKDEIGHYIYAQTKRRPMILPIIIEV; translated from the coding sequence TTGAATCTCGCCAATAATAAATTGTATGTCGCCGCACTTGGCGGCGTAAATGAAATCGGTAAGAACATGTACATTATTCAGTACAATAAAGATATTATTGTCATCGATTGTGGTTCCAAATTTCCGGATGAGACCTTGCCCGGCATCGATCTGATTATTCCGGATGTCTCCTACTTGCTGGAGAATCTGGACCAGGTGAGAGCTCTTGTCGTTACCCATGGACATGAAGATCACATTGGGGGCATACCTTATTTTCTGAAACAAATGAATATCCCCGTATATGCATCCAGGCTTACCCGAGGTTTGATTGAACTGAAATTGAAAGAGCACAATATGCTGCGAACCGCAGATCTTCATACCATCGATGCTCACTCCACCGTTATGCTGGGGGATATCGACGTTTCCTTTTTTGCAACGAGCCACAGCATCCCGGATTGCCTTGGCGTCTTCTTCCGCACACCTGGTGGAAATGTGGTACATACCGGCGATTTCAAGTTTGACATGTCACCTGTAAATGGGCCATATCCTGATCTATATCGAATGGCGGAGATCGGTAAACAAGGCGTTCATCTGCTGCTGTCTGAGAGTACAAACGCGGAACGGCCTGGATTTACTCCTTCGGAGCGTGTGGTCGGTGATCGGATTTTGGATGCATTTATTCGCGCCAAGGAAAAAATATTCATTTCCACGTTTGCTTCGAATGTCAGCCGGGTCCAGCAAATTGTGAATGCCACGTTTGAAACCGGCCGCAAACTGGCCTTGCTGGGCAGAAGCATGGTTAACGTCGTGTCTGTTGCTAGTGAACTGGGATACTTGGATGTTCCTGACGGTCTGCTGATTGAAGCGATTGATGTTGATCAATTTCCTCCGGAGCAAGTGGTCATTCTCTGTACGGGAAGCCAAGGCGAGCCTATGGCTGCCCTGTCCCGGTTAGCGACAGGTAAGCACCCTCATGTAAGAGTGGCCGCAGGAGACACTGTAATTATTGCGGCAGGAGCGATTCCGGGCAACGAACGCAATCTAGCTCACGTTATTGATAATCTGTATGTACTGGGAGCAAGGGTCCTATATGGTTCGAGCGGGTCAGGGGGCATGCATGTGTCGGGGCATGGAAGTCAGGAAGAGCTCAAATTGATGCTGACGCTGATGAAGCCGGATTATCTGGTCCCCATCCACGGCGAATTCCGCATGCTGTATCAGCACCGATTGCTGGCTGAATCGGTTGGCATAGACCCTGATCACGTATTCATCGTGAATAATGGAGATATGATTCAGTACAAGGACGGCGTTGCATCACCAGGACCCAAAATTGCATCAGGCAATAGTCTGGTTGACGGCTTGATTATGGGTGACGTAGGTAATATCGTGCTTCGCGACCGCAGACAGCTATCATCAGACGGTATGCTGGTCATTGTGACGACCCTTAGCAAAACGGAGAAGCAAATGGTCACATCTCCAGAGATTATTTCCAGAGGATTTGTGTTTGTGAAGGATTCGGAAGAATTTATGCAGGAGATTCACGCTCTGGTGCTATCCAAAATGGAAGAATTGACTGGAGCCGGAGTAAACCAGTGGAATGTGATCAAAAGGAAGCTCAAGGACGAAATCGGGCATTACATTTACGCCCAGACGAAACGAAGACCGATGATCCTGCCTATTATTATCGAGGTATGA